A single window of Methanomassiliicoccaceae archaeon DNA harbors:
- a CDS encoding cell division protein FtsZ has translation MVTIGTGDGEVYVEPRIAVIGVGGAGCNAAGRFYDDLRPVDVIAVNTDRAALEDAHADVRIFICKDVTKGIGTRGDAILGKKCARIHAEEIRDALKGHDIAIIIAGMGGGTGSGAAAVVAEIAQGLNMITMAIAIRPLSMEGRGLVAGEGLRALRSVCPSTVAVENDRIVELFPDMTIQQAFDAVNEGIEEYVMKKADHIAEALAEESNKVGLSETKVGDGPSGTASAGMTV, from the coding sequence ATGGTTACGATCGGGACGGGCGATGGCGAGGTATACGTGGAGCCCCGCATCGCGGTAATCGGTGTCGGTGGCGCCGGATGCAATGCGGCAGGAAGATTCTACGATGATCTTAGGCCGGTAGACGTTATCGCTGTGAACACGGACAGGGCGGCGCTTGAGGACGCCCATGCCGACGTGAGGATCTTTATCTGCAAAGATGTGACCAAGGGAATAGGCACCCGAGGCGACGCAATTCTGGGAAAGAAGTGCGCCAGGATTCATGCCGAAGAAATCAGGGATGCTCTTAAGGGGCATGATATTGCAATAATCATCGCGGGAATGGGCGGCGGCACCGGTTCAGGTGCTGCAGCCGTAGTTGCGGAAATAGCACAGGGGCTGAACATGATCACAATGGCCATAGCCATCAGGCCTTTGTCCATGGAAGGAAGAGGCCTTGTGGCCGGAGAGGGCCTGAGGGCCCTGAGGTCCGTCTGCCCCAGCACGGTTGCTGTCGAGAACGACAGGATAGTCGAATTGTTCCCCGATATGACGATACAGCAGGCTTTCGATGCGGTAAACGAGGGCATCGAAGAGTATGTTATGAAAAAGGCGGACCATATCGCCGAGGCTTTAGCCGAGGAGAGCAATAAGGTCGGCCTGTCCGAGACCAAGGTAGGCGACGGACCGAGCGGTACCGCTTCCGCCGGAATGACGGTTTAA
- a CDS encoding 4Fe-4S binding protein — protein sequence MKRQMIKIDEERCNGCGLCIDACQEGALALVDGKAKLVREDYCDGLGNCLPACPQDAISFEVREAPAFVENPGIQNVPCSCSDVPSVISIGGNSTAEGELSQWPIQIKLVPVKAPWFEGRDLLIAADCTAFAVKNFHEKFIKGRITIVGCPKLDSTDYSEKLSEIFRSNDIRSVTLVRMEVPCCGSMTRAVREALKISGKNIPLKVYTVSREGKVLSVE from the coding sequence ATGAAGAGACAGATGATCAAGATCGACGAAGAAAGGTGCAACGGCTGCGGACTGTGCATCGATGCATGCCAAGAGGGGGCATTGGCGCTCGTAGACGGCAAAGCCAAGTTGGTACGCGAGGACTACTGCGACGGACTTGGAAACTGTCTGCCGGCGTGCCCCCAAGATGCGATATCGTTCGAAGTGAGGGAGGCTCCGGCCTTCGTCGAGAACCCCGGTATCCAGAACGTCCCGTGCAGCTGTTCGGATGTGCCCTCGGTGATCTCCATCGGCGGCAACTCCACGGCCGAGGGGGAATTATCCCAGTGGCCGATACAGATCAAGCTCGTCCCGGTGAAAGCTCCTTGGTTCGAAGGAAGGGACCTCCTGATAGCGGCCGACTGCACCGCTTTCGCAGTGAAGAATTTCCACGAGAAGTTCATAAAAGGGCGTATCACGATCGTCGGATGCCCCAAGCTGGACTCAACCGACTACAGCGAGAAGCTCTCCGAGATATTCAGAAGCAACGATATCCGTTCCGTGACCTTGGTGAGGATGGAAGTTCCCTGCTGCGGGAGCATGACCCGCGCGGTGAGGGAAGCGCTCAAAATCAGCGGCAAGAACATTCCTCTGAAAGTATACACGGTATCGAGGGAAGGAAAAGTCCTGAGCGTCGAGTGA
- the iorA gene encoding indolepyruvate ferredoxin oxidoreductase subunit alpha, with protein MKMSDILAKDGKQLLLGNEAITRGLFEAGVKCSSTYPGTPSSEVGNLLETEAERGGMYFEFSTNEKTAMEVAAAAASSGVRSFVFMKHVGLNVAADPMMTLAYSGVRAGMLIMTADDPSCHSSQNEQDNRYYATLSLLPMVEPSTPAEAKDMISAAYDISEAVELPVIFRTTTRMNHARGPVELGPIRETVAKGHFVKDDPKFVNIPAYSKPNRVRLLEKQKKAMELSERSPLNFIEGEGDVGVITSGVSYTYVKEFVSGVSVLKLGFTAPLPEKKMADFVRGKKAVIVVEELEPYLEDAVLRISAQNGLAVPIYGKRSGNFPRQWEYSPDVLSGIATLVKVKDFRKPLPKADISLPGRPPTLCAGCPHRGTFAATKRAVGNREVVYCSDIGCYTLGSQAPFHAADFIICMGGGAGAAGGFAQSTDQMPIAFIGDSTFFHSGVQPLMSALFNDHKIKMIIMDNRTTAMTGHQPNPGTGRDFGGIKTDPIDIENLVKGIGVKFVKTVDPYDVKAMQKTVKEAIEFDGVAVVIAKCACPLELKKQKMLVSKRCEIDQSKCIRCYTCLKTIACPALFKGKDGSVNVDDVQCIGCGMCANVCPKSALEVKQ; from the coding sequence ATGAAAATGTCGGATATATTGGCAAAAGATGGAAAGCAGCTCCTTCTCGGGAACGAGGCCATCACCAGGGGCCTGTTCGAGGCGGGGGTAAAGTGCTCGTCGACATACCCGGGCACGCCTTCCTCCGAGGTCGGGAACCTGTTGGAGACGGAGGCTGAAAGAGGAGGGATGTACTTCGAATTCTCCACGAACGAAAAGACGGCCATGGAGGTCGCGGCAGCGGCGGCATCTTCCGGAGTCCGTTCATTCGTATTCATGAAACATGTGGGACTGAACGTGGCCGCAGATCCCATGATGACGTTGGCTTATTCCGGCGTAAGGGCGGGCATGCTGATCATGACGGCCGACGACCCGTCATGCCACAGTTCTCAGAACGAGCAGGACAACAGGTACTACGCAACACTGTCGTTGCTTCCGATGGTCGAGCCGTCAACGCCGGCCGAGGCCAAGGACATGATATCGGCGGCCTACGATATATCGGAGGCCGTTGAGCTTCCGGTCATATTCCGTACGACCACGAGGATGAACCACGCCCGCGGCCCCGTGGAGCTTGGACCTATCAGGGAAACGGTCGCAAAAGGACATTTCGTGAAGGACGACCCTAAGTTCGTGAACATACCTGCATATTCCAAGCCCAACAGAGTAAGGTTGCTCGAGAAGCAGAAAAAAGCTATGGAGCTTTCCGAAAGATCCCCCCTTAATTTCATAGAGGGAGAAGGTGACGTAGGGGTCATCACGTCCGGCGTCTCTTACACCTACGTCAAAGAGTTCGTATCCGGGGTCTCGGTGCTGAAGCTGGGATTCACCGCGCCCCTTCCCGAGAAAAAGATGGCGGACTTCGTCAGAGGAAAGAAGGCAGTAATCGTCGTTGAAGAACTGGAGCCCTATCTTGAGGACGCCGTCCTCCGAATCTCGGCCCAGAACGGCCTTGCAGTTCCCATTTACGGGAAAAGAAGCGGTAACTTCCCTCGGCAGTGGGAGTACTCGCCCGACGTTCTTTCGGGCATAGCGACCCTTGTCAAGGTTAAGGATTTCAGAAAACCTCTGCCGAAGGCCGACATATCTTTGCCGGGCAGGCCTCCGACCCTATGCGCAGGGTGTCCCCACCGCGGCACCTTCGCCGCGACCAAACGGGCAGTAGGCAACAGGGAGGTGGTTTATTGCTCGGACATCGGATGCTACACCCTGGGTTCCCAGGCTCCGTTCCACGCTGCCGATTTCATCATCTGCATGGGCGGAGGAGCAGGGGCCGCAGGAGGGTTCGCCCAGTCTACGGACCAGATGCCGATTGCGTTCATAGGGGACTCTACGTTCTTCCATTCGGGAGTTCAACCCCTCATGTCCGCCCTTTTCAACGACCACAAGATCAAAATGATAATAATGGACAACCGTACGACGGCGATGACCGGCCACCAGCCCAACCCAGGCACGGGGAGGGACTTCGGAGGCATCAAGACGGATCCGATAGACATCGAGAACCTGGTGAAGGGCATAGGCGTCAAATTCGTGAAGACCGTGGACCCGTATGATGTGAAGGCCATGCAGAAGACGGTCAAGGAGGCCATTGAATTCGACGGGGTAGCGGTTGTAATCGCTAAATGCGCCTGTCCGCTCGAGCTCAAGAAGCAGAAGATGCTCGTAAGCAAGAGATGCGAGATCGACCAGAGCAAGTGCATCAGATGTTACACATGTCTGAAGACGATAGCATGTCCGGCGCTTTTCAAGGGCAAAGACGGCTCCGTCAACGTAGACGATGTTCAATGTATCGGATGCGGAATGTGCGCCAACGTATGTCCAAAAAGCGCGTTGGAGGTGAAGCAATGA
- the leuS gene encoding leucine--tRNA ligase: protein MARDYTDVETKWQAKWSAAGINVASRDERPKFMIIFAYPGVTGYLHVGHLRGYTYADAIGRYKRILGYNVMFPVGTHATGNGAISLAKRIKRKDQDIIKYMKDNGCTDGQLKELNDPMSVVDFFNNVYVNDYWKRFGFLADWRRFTCTLYPDYGMFIKWQFRKLMEAGLLIQKPYYAPFCPNCGPVAIDASETDISKGGNAETQEYTLLKFDFGEMKLVAATLRPETVYGQVCFWINPDTEYVKITHNGETWVVSKTAADKLAMQFDDIQVIGTIRGRDMIGWTCKAPVVGRIIFILPAAFCDPEVGTGMVTSVPSDSPDDWINLKHIKDHPNDYAKYGLDEKIVSSINPISIIKIEGYGDMPAKDVIESMGITGPDDPRLEEAKKQVYKDGFHAGRMRETCGPYAGMRVDEAKDKIKQAMIDSGDAEIFYDLSEEVVCRCGETVHVKRVDDQWFIDYGNQELTRKTSEHCRDMDIYPPEYYANVHGVLDWFRERACVRQGNWLGTRFPFDDKWIIEAISDSTLYPAYYIISVYANNGNIKPENMTEKFFDHVMLGRGDAKEVAAETGISVSLLGNIREDVKYWYPLDVNLGGKEHMTVHFPVFLFNHMAILPEDMQPKGIIVNWYITGKKSKISKSKGGAQPIPGAVEAFGVDAMRLYYSHVASMFVDVEWNEEMVASYKQRLDRIFSFTEDLIQMSGNTSDIDRWLHSRFHAHVAGIRGSMERYDLRQLATAAYYEMFNDLKWYVRRGGSDKTVINDALRIWIQSMMPITPHMAEELWEMSGFEGFVSDSLYPESGGTDPSAEYGEDLIRSTISDVAQIRKVASIEATKIYIYTAASWKRKIYSIAADILESGNGLTIPGLTKESMADPEIRNNGKAASELAKKVATEMVRESPAKLHLYSDSDEHAVLSEASRFMSEEIGIPVIVLSADDGTKYDPRGKSSVAVPGRPAIYLE, encoded by the coding sequence ATGGCGCGCGACTATACTGATGTGGAAACAAAATGGCAGGCTAAGTGGTCGGCCGCCGGAATCAACGTGGCCTCTCGCGACGAAAGGCCCAAATTCATGATAATATTCGCGTATCCCGGGGTGACCGGATACTTACATGTAGGGCATCTCCGCGGCTACACGTATGCCGATGCCATAGGCAGATACAAGAGAATCCTCGGCTACAACGTAATGTTCCCTGTAGGAACGCACGCCACAGGCAACGGCGCCATCAGCCTTGCGAAAAGGATAAAACGTAAAGATCAGGACATCATCAAATACATGAAGGACAACGGTTGCACAGACGGGCAGCTCAAGGAACTCAACGACCCGATGTCCGTCGTGGATTTCTTCAATAATGTATATGTGAACGACTACTGGAAAAGGTTTGGTTTCCTGGCCGATTGGCGCAGATTCACATGCACCCTGTATCCCGATTACGGAATGTTCATCAAATGGCAGTTCAGAAAGCTCATGGAAGCGGGACTGCTGATCCAGAAACCATATTACGCTCCATTTTGTCCGAATTGCGGCCCCGTAGCCATCGATGCATCGGAAACGGACATCTCCAAGGGCGGCAACGCAGAGACTCAGGAATACACTCTCCTGAAGTTCGACTTCGGAGAGATGAAACTTGTCGCGGCCACACTAAGGCCCGAGACGGTCTACGGTCAGGTCTGCTTCTGGATCAACCCTGACACGGAATACGTCAAAATCACGCACAACGGCGAGACATGGGTCGTATCCAAAACCGCTGCAGACAAGCTCGCCATGCAATTCGACGATATCCAGGTAATCGGTACGATAAGAGGTCGCGACATGATAGGATGGACCTGTAAGGCGCCTGTTGTCGGACGCATTATTTTCATTCTTCCGGCCGCATTCTGTGACCCGGAAGTGGGCACGGGGATGGTCACGTCCGTACCTTCCGACTCGCCCGATGACTGGATCAACCTGAAACATATCAAGGATCACCCGAATGATTACGCGAAATACGGTCTCGACGAGAAGATCGTCTCCTCGATCAATCCGATATCCATAATAAAAATCGAAGGATACGGGGACATGCCGGCAAAAGACGTCATTGAATCCATGGGCATCACGGGCCCTGACGATCCGAGGCTCGAAGAAGCCAAGAAGCAGGTCTACAAGGACGGCTTCCATGCAGGCCGTATGAGGGAGACCTGCGGCCCCTATGCCGGAATGCGGGTCGACGAGGCCAAAGACAAGATCAAGCAGGCGATGATCGACTCCGGCGATGCCGAAATATTCTATGACCTCTCGGAAGAGGTCGTATGCAGGTGCGGCGAGACCGTACACGTCAAAAGGGTAGACGACCAGTGGTTCATCGACTATGGCAATCAGGAGCTTACAAGGAAGACGTCCGAGCATTGCAGGGACATGGACATCTATCCTCCGGAATACTACGCCAACGTCCACGGCGTACTGGACTGGTTCAGGGAGCGCGCTTGTGTAAGACAGGGAAACTGGCTCGGTACGAGGTTCCCGTTCGACGATAAGTGGATCATCGAAGCCATCTCCGATTCTACATTATATCCCGCATACTACATCATCTCAGTCTATGCCAACAATGGCAACATCAAACCGGAGAACATGACGGAGAAGTTCTTCGATCATGTTATGCTCGGCAGGGGTGACGCAAAGGAGGTCGCCGCCGAGACGGGGATCAGTGTTTCTCTGCTCGGCAACATCCGCGAGGATGTGAAATACTGGTATCCTCTGGACGTCAACCTCGGAGGAAAGGAACATATGACGGTCCATTTCCCCGTCTTCCTGTTCAATCATATGGCGATACTGCCTGAGGACATGCAGCCCAAAGGAATAATCGTCAACTGGTACATTACAGGTAAGAAGTCCAAGATATCGAAATCCAAGGGGGGCGCCCAGCCCATTCCTGGAGCGGTGGAGGCCTTCGGCGTGGATGCCATGCGCCTCTATTATTCGCACGTCGCATCGATGTTCGTCGATGTGGAGTGGAACGAAGAGATGGTGGCATCCTATAAACAGAGGCTCGACCGTATATTTTCCTTCACGGAAGACCTGATACAGATGTCCGGCAATACGTCGGACATCGACAGATGGCTGCACTCGAGGTTCCATGCCCATGTGGCCGGCATACGTGGCTCTATGGAAAGGTACGACCTCAGGCAGTTGGCCACCGCCGCATATTATGAAATGTTCAACGACCTTAAGTGGTACGTCAGACGCGGCGGTTCGGACAAGACCGTCATAAACGATGCGCTGAGAATATGGATCCAGAGCATGATGCCGATAACTCCGCACATGGCAGAGGAGCTTTGGGAAATGTCCGGATTCGAAGGTTTCGTTTCCGATTCGCTATATCCGGAATCCGGCGGGACCGACCCTTCGGCCGAGTACGGCGAGGACCTGATACGTTCCACCATATCGGACGTGGCACAGATAAGGAAGGTAGCATCCATAGAAGCCACCAAGATCTACATCTACACCGCAGCGTCCTGGAAGAGAAAGATCTACTCTATAGCCGCCGATATTTTAGAATCGGGCAACGGACTCACCATTCCGGGCCTGACGAAAGAATCCATGGCGGACCCGGAGATAAGGAACAACGGAAAGGCGGCATCGGAGCTCGCCAAGAAGGTCGCCACGGAGATGGTAAGGGAATCTCCCGCAAAACTGCATCTTTATTCCGACTCGGACGAACATGCGGTCCTCTCGGAAGCATCCAGGTTCATGAGCGAGGAGATAGGGATACCGGTCATTGTGCTGAGCGCGGATGACGGCACGAAATACGACCCCAGGGGAAAATCATCCGTGGCGGTGCCCGGAAGGCCCGCCATATATCTGGAATGA
- a CDS encoding phosphate uptake regulator PhoU: MDIRRIQITGGSSFMVTLPKDWADSVGLKKNDSVSLQGQPDGSIVIYPQGTRKTAERTIKTIDVDTINDRDYLYRLLVGSYIAGHSAIELKSSGQISSLVAGVASSFTQTAIGLEIMDESDNRILIKDLMDQTEMRPAKSIERLRVLIKNLLTDVLDDAEAKRKNIYEGLVDKDREIDRIDWLISRQVNIYQKEFSLARKISSNLCEITRSNTASRALERIGDHTLLVAKNLDILLAEPGTAEIVKEIVSIGREVCEQISTSVINWLNKDVIMANKCIEESTRLVKRTELLSRMAANLDQNGGTSSSMIAGSLRRMAEYSMDLSELAINSAMD; encoded by the coding sequence GTGGATATAAGACGCATTCAGATCACTGGCGGATCATCTTTCATGGTTACGCTGCCCAAGGATTGGGCCGATTCCGTAGGACTTAAGAAAAACGACTCCGTCAGCCTTCAGGGTCAACCGGACGGCAGCATAGTCATCTATCCCCAAGGTACACGTAAGACAGCTGAACGGACGATCAAGACAATCGATGTAGACACTATAAACGACAGAGATTATCTCTATAGATTATTGGTGGGCTCATATATAGCCGGTCACAGTGCGATCGAACTGAAGTCGTCCGGGCAGATATCCAGTCTTGTTGCCGGAGTCGCTTCCTCGTTCACGCAGACCGCCATAGGCCTCGAGATCATGGACGAGAGCGACAACAGGATTCTGATAAAGGACCTTATGGACCAGACAGAGATGCGTCCCGCCAAATCGATAGAGCGCCTCCGGGTGCTTATAAAAAACCTTCTGACGGACGTTCTTGACGATGCCGAGGCCAAGAGGAAGAACATATATGAGGGCCTGGTAGACAAGGACAGAGAGATAGACCGTATCGATTGGCTCATCTCGCGCCAGGTCAACATCTATCAGAAGGAGTTCTCCCTTGCACGCAAGATAAGCTCGAACCTTTGCGAGATCACCAGAAGCAATACGGCCAGCAGGGCACTTGAACGCATAGGCGACCACACTCTTTTGGTCGCCAAGAATCTGGATATCCTACTTGCGGAACCCGGCACCGCTGAAATAGTCAAAGAAATCGTTTCGATCGGAAGGGAAGTGTGCGAGCAGATATCCACATCTGTCATCAATTGGCTGAACAAAGACGTGATTATGGCCAACAAGTGCATCGAGGAGAGCACCCGCCTTGTCAAGCGCACCGAACTGCTTTCGAGGATGGCCGCCAATCTGGACCAGAACGGAGGCACGTCCTCCAGTATGATCGCCGGGAGCCTTAGGCGTATGGCCGAGTACTCGATGGACCTGTCCGAACTCGCAATAAATTCGGCAATGGACTGA
- a CDS encoding UbiX family flavin prenyltransferase produces the protein MKFAVAITGASGSIYGIRLLQNLPGETMLIVSKTAKKIIPSEAGMSIDEVYGLANEVYEDDDLFAPPSSGSYRYDCLFVAPCSESSVGKFANGIADTLISRAASVRIKENGRLVLLIRETPKSQIMLENELKLARCGAVILDANPGFYSNPKTVDEIVDFVVGKAMDSAGIDNEMFARWK, from the coding sequence ATGAAATTCGCAGTCGCGATCACTGGCGCATCCGGTAGCATTTATGGCATCCGTTTGCTTCAGAATCTTCCCGGCGAGACGATGCTGATAGTTTCAAAGACCGCAAAGAAGATAATCCCCTCGGAGGCCGGGATGTCCATCGACGAAGTTTACGGCCTGGCGAACGAGGTCTACGAAGACGACGATCTTTTTGCTCCGCCTTCTTCTGGAAGCTACAGATACGATTGCCTTTTCGTCGCTCCCTGCAGCGAATCTTCTGTCGGGAAGTTCGCGAACGGCATAGCGGACACATTGATATCCAGGGCTGCCAGCGTCCGCATAAAGGAAAACGGCAGGCTTGTTCTGCTGATCAGGGAAACTCCGAAGAGCCAGATAATGCTAGAGAACGAGCTGAAACTCGCCCGTTGCGGAGCTGTCATACTGGACGCTAACCCGGGATTTTACTCCAACCCCAAAACTGTGGATGAAATCGTCGATTTCGTTGTGGGAAAGGCCATGGATTCGGCCGGAATCGACAACGAAATGTTCGCCAGATGGAAATGA
- a CDS encoding flavodoxin family protein, translating to MKIAILSGTPRSNGYTSELIKNLSAGLKNAGCDVDVVTLFDKDIRGCSNCGVCQKKGNEGKCTIVDDMQPIFHIVDDSELLIIASPIYMWQFTACTKAFLERLHCMYDSLDGKRVALAMTMGDDEYVASYAVSGMLDMCEYYHMTYLSSFAVPYADKDEINRPLYTEKMRDFINRITG from the coding sequence ATGAAGATCGCCATATTAAGCGGGACACCTAGAAGCAACGGCTATACTTCGGAACTTATCAAGAATCTCAGCGCCGGGCTGAAAAACGCAGGATGCGATGTTGATGTCGTAACCCTTTTTGACAAGGACATCCGCGGATGCAGCAACTGCGGCGTCTGTCAGAAAAAAGGCAACGAAGGCAAGTGCACCATAGTGGACGACATGCAGCCCATATTCCATATCGTTGACGATTCCGAGCTGCTGATAATAGCCAGTCCGATCTATATGTGGCAGTTTACCGCATGCACCAAAGCGTTTTTGGAACGCCTGCATTGCATGTACGACTCCCTCGACGGCAAGAGGGTCGCCCTGGCAATGACCATGGGCGACGACGAATATGTCGCATCTTACGCGGTAAGCGGGATGCTGGATATGTGCGAATACTATCATATGACGTATTTATCGTCCTTCGCCGTCCCGTACGCGGACAAGGACGAGATAAACCGCCCCCTTTATACCGAGAAGATGAGGGACTTCATCAACCGCATCACGGGATGA
- a CDS encoding indolepyruvate oxidoreductase subunit beta has protein sequence MKYTVQIVGVGGQGVLLASMVLGNAAMKEGYDVAMSEIHGMAQRGGSVLSTVRFGNGIASPLEPIGGADLLMGFEPAETCRNLVLCNKDTAILMNMEPIFPSSVAAGFDIYPDVEEIVEAVRKITPRLITINATDLAVKAGKAVAANAVMIGAVAAADGFPIGRDILLDALLETVPERFADINRKAFDLGYEYYNSKGKA, from the coding sequence ATGAAATATACCGTACAGATCGTCGGCGTCGGAGGCCAGGGTGTTCTTTTGGCCTCTATGGTGCTCGGAAATGCGGCCATGAAGGAAGGATATGACGTGGCTATGAGCGAGATCCACGGCATGGCGCAGAGAGGCGGCAGCGTACTATCTACGGTCAGGTTCGGAAACGGCATTGCAAGTCCTCTTGAACCTATAGGGGGCGCGGACCTGTTGATGGGCTTCGAACCTGCAGAGACCTGCAGAAACTTGGTCCTGTGCAACAAGGATACGGCCATACTGATGAATATGGAGCCTATCTTTCCGTCGTCTGTCGCGGCGGGTTTTGATATCTATCCGGACGTAGAGGAAATTGTAGAGGCCGTGAGGAAGATAACGCCGAGGCTGATAACCATCAATGCCACGGACCTCGCAGTGAAGGCGGGAAAGGCCGTGGCCGCCAACGCGGTGATGATAGGCGCCGTAGCCGCGGCCGACGGATTCCCCATCGGGAGAGATATCTTGCTTGACGCCCTTCTGGAGACCGTTCCCGAAAGGTTCGCAGACATCAACAGGAAAGCCTTCGACCTCGGGTACGAATACTATAATTCGAAAGGGAAAGCTTGA
- a CDS encoding phenylacetate--CoA ligase, with translation MAYWNKELETKPKEELQKMQLALLRNELRTMYDSSKFIHDKMKSVGLLPEDIDSFEKFRNVPFMKKTDLRDNYPDNLFVKPYHELVRLHVSSGTTGNPTVVGYTQNDLDNWAESLDRGMTSFGMSRDDILQNFHGYGLFTGGLGVHYAAERMGVTVLPISTGNTERQIKMMQDLPITSFAGTPSYMFHIADVCDQKGIDIRRDTKVRYAIAGGEPWSESMRHKLQERTGIKVHNCYGASEFYGPMFLECDKQDGLHVWADLAYVEVLDKNGDQCADGERGELVVTMLKKEAFPLIRYKIGDISSLTWEKCGCGRTHPRLMRISGRTDDMLIVRGVNVFPSQIEGVIGEFAFLTPFYKITLTNENFMDSMTVDVEISEDSLTEDTVSIDKMARSVESRLKDVLNIKATVHLTLPGSLERFEGKSCHVKDLRRYD, from the coding sequence ATGGCATACTGGAACAAAGAATTGGAAACCAAGCCGAAAGAAGAATTACAGAAGATGCAGCTGGCTCTGTTGAGGAACGAGCTGCGGACAATGTACGATTCCTCCAAGTTCATACACGACAAGATGAAGTCTGTCGGTCTTCTCCCCGAGGATATCGACAGTTTCGAGAAATTCAGAAATGTCCCCTTCATGAAAAAGACGGACCTGAGGGACAATTACCCGGACAACCTGTTCGTTAAACCCTATCACGAGCTTGTGAGGCTTCACGTTTCCTCCGGTACGACCGGGAATCCCACCGTCGTGGGATATACGCAGAACGACCTTGACAACTGGGCCGAATCGCTGGACAGGGGAATGACGTCCTTCGGCATGTCCAGGGACGATATTCTTCAGAACTTCCATGGATACGGCCTATTCACCGGGGGCCTCGGAGTCCATTACGCTGCAGAGAGGATGGGCGTGACCGTCCTCCCGATAAGCACCGGGAATACCGAAAGGCAGATCAAGATGATGCAGGACCTCCCCATCACCTCTTTCGCGGGAACGCCCTCTTACATGTTCCATATCGCCGATGTATGCGACCAGAAAGGCATCGACATCAGGAGGGATACGAAGGTCCGCTATGCAATTGCAGGCGGCGAGCCCTGGTCGGAGAGCATGAGGCACAAGCTTCAGGAAAGGACCGGGATAAAGGTCCATAACTGCTACGGTGCCAGCGAGTTCTATGGGCCCATGTTCCTGGAATGCGACAAACAGGACGGATTGCATGTATGGGCCGATCTTGCGTACGTCGAGGTGCTCGATAAGAACGGCGATCAGTGCGCCGACGGGGAGAGGGGAGAGCTCGTCGTGACAATGCTCAAGAAAGAGGCGTTCCCGCTTATCCGTTACAAGATCGGTGATATTTCCTCGCTTACGTGGGAGAAGTGCGGTTGCGGACGTACACACCCGAGACTGATGCGCATATCCGGACGTACGGACGATATGCTCATCGTCCGCGGAGTGAATGTTTTCCCGTCGCAGATCGAGGGCGTGATCGGCGAGTTCGCGTTCCTGACACCTTTCTATAAGATAACGCTCACGAACGAGAATTTCATGGACAGCATGACGGTCGATGTCGAGATCAGTGAAGACTCCCTGACCGAGGATACGGTATCCATAGACAAGATGGCCCGCTCTGTGGAGTCGCGCCTGAAAGATGTCCTGAACATCAAGGCGACCGTCCATCTTACGCTGCCGGGCTCCCTCGAAAGGTTCGAGGGGAAGTCCTGCCACGTGAAGGACCTGCGCAGATACGATTGA